The Rhizoctonia solani chromosome 1, complete sequence sequence GGCTTTTTTAGCAAGTCGTCCTGGGCGTCTCTTAACGGGTTTGGCCTCCCCCACAACTCTGGGCGCGATAGGTATCACTACTTCCACGATCATGCGGGGCTTCTTACGCTTGGGGCAAGAGGCGGCGGGCGAGTTTGAGGACTTCTTTGCTTTGTCAGTCGAGGCGCTAGCCGGGTTCAAAGGAGAGTCTTCGGTCACAACGTCCGGATACTCCGACGGTTCCGCTGAATCAGATCGATCAAACATGATTGACAGCGCGATCGTGAATCAATTGGGGACGTACAACTAGGTTCCTCAGGCTCTGGAGAGTCAGACTCGCCTTCTTGATCCAACTCTCCGAAGCTACTCCGTTCGGGCTGGTTCGTTAAAGACAAGTCGGCATAAATATCAAGAATACAATAAATGCGTCCGAAGGACCTACCACTCGTTTACCAGAAGGCTCAGCGCCAGGTACGGTTGTACGAGGATCCATGGGGACTTGGGAATGAAGTTTGGCCAAATCCGAATTTTCCTCCTCGGGAATATCGGTTTCGTCTTGTTCTATCCCTAGAGGATCGATTGGATCAAGAGCCAAGGTCGTGTCGGACTCTGTCGTTATTTGAAATTGCGACTGTGAAAGAGTCTGAGGTAAGAGGCTGTCGCTGTCTTTAGGAGCGGTAGGATCTGAGGTGCTGTCTGTAAAAACGACATTACTTGTAGTCGCAGTGGGCTCGGTCGCCAAATTAGCCTGGATCTCATCCTGAACCTGAGTCTCGTCTTGTATCTGGACATTGGCCTGGTGGATTTGAACAGTCGCGTCCTGTTCGTGTCGAATCTGTACTGCGCGCTCGACATGGTCTAATTCTACGATACCTGCGTCAGCAGCCAAAACAACAGGCTCAGTGACAGTTGAGTCCGCTGAGACCACAGTAGTCGCAACAGGGGTGAGAGTAGTCTCTTTCGCAACCTCGGGGATATGATCGGAAGGTAGTTCGGACAGGGATGGCTCGATTTGAATCCCTTCTGATATCGCCATTGACTGTTCAACAACTGCAATGATCGGTCCATCAACATCACTACCTTGCGTAGAGTAGAGACCCGTCGATTCGTCTTGAGCCTTGGAGGAAAGTTCCTCGGTGATTTGAATAGGTTGGTGATCTGTGCTCGGTTCAACGATAGCATCAATGCCAGGTTTGCCGGTTTGTTCAACATTCTGATCTAATTCCATGGTAACGTCTCCGTCTTCGTCCTGTTGTGTTGGCTCCAACGCCTGCACATAGTCGAGATGGACGATGGCCGAAGTAGAGGTAGACTCCTGGAGTTGCCCATCGCCTTCTCGGACGCTCATTTCGATATCAGCCTGTTCGGAAATAACGTCTGTCGAAGTGATTGTCCCACTCTCCTGTGGAACCGGGACCTCGGTAATAGCAAGCTGGATGCTCTCATCTGCCGTTGAACCGGATGGATCATTCAGAGCATCAATAATAGAGTCTTTGCTGTGTGTAGACACTGGGATGGTGTCTTCATCCATGCGGTGCAAAGGGGGCGCGCTGGTATTTTCGTAATGCTCGGAAGGGTGTTCAGATGTGACCACAGGCCCGGGTTCTAGAGTTTGGTCATCAGTTTGGTTCAAATCTTGTTCATTCAACTGGGGCTCGTCGAGATTCGCCAGCATTTCCTCCGATCCGGCCGCGAGCTCTTCGGCCATAGCTGAGATCTCTGAAATTTCCTGTTCGCTAAGAGATAGTTCATAGCCTTCTTCAGACTACGTTGAATCGAATTAATCAGACGCCAGTAATGATGGAGAACAACAACTTCAATGCTTACTATTCCTCGTCCACTTTGCTCTTCTAGTGAAACAAACTCTGCATTGTCCGTGGTGGTTTCAGTAACCTGTGCTTCGGCCTGTAAAATCGCGTCCGTCTGGGCAAGCAGGGAGTCGGTTATTATGTTTGCTTCCAAGGGAGCTTCGGTTGGCTCGTTGACAGACAGTGCTTGTTCGGAGGCGGAAGATATGATATCATTTTGCTCATAGCCAGGATCTACAGGCTCGTCGGTCTGCACCAGGTTATGCTGGCTGCCGACACCTTGTTCGGAGGCTTGCAAGTCGATTTCATAGTCAAGGCCATTATTAGGATCTTCGTCTAATTCATCAATTTGAACATGGTTTTCACCCGTTGATAATTCGTCTATCTCCGTATTCAGAGTGTGCTGTACTTCGGTAATGTTTTCCTCGCCAGACTGAATGGCAAACACATTATAAGTCATATTTAAATGTGAAATAGAAATAGCACATACAGGAAGCGACTGGTACGGAATTTCTCGGTCCATCTGGGTTTGGGCGGGAAGATGTTCTCCACGAATTGAAAGCTGGGCCAAGGGTGGAGAAAACGAAGTCACGGTTGACATCGTTCCAAAAGACGAGGTGTAAACAACGGCGCTAATTGCGTTCTGTTTACGCACACGTGATGGGTACCCTGAATGAATACATCACGTGGGTGACGGCGCTCACCGAGAATCCTTCCAAAACTGCAGAGTGATTGGAGCTCAAGCCCGCTTGACGCCTGACTTTATGCGTATATGATGCTTGCTATTGCACCTTCCCCTCCGAATCTCAACCTAGATCATGACAAACATATCGAAGGACCGACATCTCCTATATCCCAACAACGGACCACTTCGAGTGCTCTTTTTGGACAACTTCAACCAACTGATGGATCATTGCTCACGATCGAGCACTTGCTTAGCAACCCAGTCGAGTTTAAGCAAGGATGTCTTACACCATCTGCGGTGTGCTTACTGCTGGCATTGCGGAACACAAGTATAAGCCCATCAACGACGAGCCTATGTCTGAAGTAAGTATTAAGCCTCGCGCGGGAAAACAATGCTGATTACCACGCCTATAGGATGAAAGTGAACCCTCCACAAAAGAAATAGCTCCGGCTCCATCCCCTTCCAAACCCACCCAACCGACTGAAACTTTATTCTCTGGCTCACTCAACATGGATTGGCCTACTTCAATTGCTCGACACCCAGGCTTCAACAACCACGGGAATACATGCTTCCTAAACAGCGTACTTCAGTGTCTGCTCCATACTCCGCCCCTTGAATATCGTTATTAGCCACGAACACGCTAAGGTGGGCTTCTGTATGATATGTTTGCTTCGTGAGCTCTCCCGGTCGTCGTTTCTCAATAAGAAGCGCGGGACTGGAATGATTATGAGTAATCTTAACAGTGAGTTATTATTCATTTCGCTTCATTTGCTTTTTCATTTTATCTGTCTGTATTCGGTCGTCGCTAGAGTTGTGCCGAACTGATAGACCATCTCATGTGCAGAAATCGCCAAAGGCATGCGTCAAGGCCGACAAGAGGATGCCCACGAATTCCTTCGATATTCGGTAGACGCTCTACAACGTTCTGCTCTTGCCGACTATAGCTCCACCTCTCCGAAACACCCGAATCCCAACAAAATTCCTCATGCCCTCGCGGAGACCTCTTGGGTACATGCCATCTTTGGCGGACGGCTCCGCTCGAGAGTCTCTTGTCGAACCTGTCACTATTGTTCCGATACTTTCGATTCACTGCTCGATCTTTCAGTCGAAATCAACCGCTCTCAGTCCCTTTTACAGGCTCTAGGCCAGTTTGTGAAACCAGAAATTTTGAGTGGGGAAGACGCGTACCGATGCGAAAAGTGCAAAAAACCTGTCACTGCGGAGAAGTTCATGACAGTACATGAGGCACTGTCAGTTTGCTTGATCTCCTACATGTTACTCATAACCAGCATTAGAAGGGCAAAAAGTACGTTTTGAATGGCGTAATCAATCATTTGGGATCAGGTCCAAACTCTGGCCATTATACCGCACACGTCAGAGGAGCAGACGGTCGCTGGACGTCTATGGACGACGAACTTGTCTCATCATGTTCCGGCCCACCTCTGAACCACAAGAATG is a genomic window containing:
- a CDS encoding ubiquitin carboxyl-terminal hydrolase; the encoded protein is MSYTICGVLTAGIAEHKYKPINDEPMSEDESEPSTKEIAPAPSPSKPTQPTETLFSGSLNMDWPTSIARHPGFNNHGNTCFLNSVLQCLLHTPPLEYRY